From a single Sphingobium lignivorans genomic region:
- a CDS encoding DUF1852 domain-containing protein, translated as MTHSAFAFSIQRTPFNEDYRPAENTRVTTNFANLARGEGRQENLRNTLRMIDNRFNSLAHWDNPTGDRYSVELEIITVEIDISASGSKDFFPLIEILHTTIVDKRTGERIDGIVGNNFSSYVRDYDFSVLLLEHSKKHANSGPPEGFGDLHGNLFKLFLSSEAYRDNFRKLPVICLSVSSSKTYYRTGNEHPLLGLEYRNDEFSATDDYFAKMGMKVRYFMPRHSVAPFALYHISDLLSDYTNLELASTISTMETFQKIYRPEIYNANSVAAEMYKPSLKYQDYSLTRINYDREERSRLAVEQGKFAQEHFIKPYQAILDRLCANLAA; from the coding sequence ATGACCCACAGCGCCTTTGCATTCTCCATACAGCGCACGCCCTTCAACGAGGATTATCGCCCTGCCGAAAATACGCGTGTGACCACCAATTTCGCCAATCTGGCAAGGGGGGAGGGTCGTCAGGAGAATTTGCGCAACACCCTGCGGATGATCGACAACCGGTTCAATTCCCTTGCGCATTGGGACAATCCCACAGGCGATCGCTATTCGGTCGAGCTTGAGATCATCACGGTCGAGATCGATATCAGCGCCTCCGGAAGCAAAGATTTCTTCCCGCTGATCGAGATTCTTCACACAACGATCGTCGACAAAAGGACCGGCGAGCGCATCGACGGGATCGTCGGGAACAACTTCTCATCCTATGTCCGGGACTATGATTTCAGTGTGCTCCTGCTGGAACACAGCAAGAAGCACGCGAATTCCGGTCCGCCGGAGGGGTTCGGCGACCTGCATGGAAACTTGTTCAAGCTGTTCCTGAGTTCAGAGGCTTACAGGGACAATTTCAGAAAGCTGCCGGTCATCTGCCTGAGCGTGTCGAGCAGCAAGACCTACTATCGCACCGGAAACGAGCATCCCTTGCTGGGTTTGGAATATCGGAACGACGAATTTTCTGCGACGGATGATTACTTCGCGAAGATGGGCATGAAGGTTCGCTATTTCATGCCCAGACACAGTGTCGCGCCTTTCGCCCTCTATCATATCAGCGATTTGCTTAGCGATTACACCAATCTCGAGCTTGCCAGCACGATCAGCACGATGGAAACTTTCCAGAAAATCTATCGTCCGGAGATATACAACGCCAACTCCGTGGCGGCGGAGATGTATAAGCCGAGCCTCAAATATCAGGACTATTCGCTCACTCGAATCAATTATGATCGGGAAGAGCGTAGCAGGCTGGCGGTCGAGCAAGGCAAGTTTGCTCAGGAGCACTTCATCAAACCATATCAGGCCATTCTGGACAGACTGTGCGCTAATCTGGCTGCTTAA
- a CDS encoding ArsR/SmtB family transcription factor — MNRDVLMLQALADPVRIRILYLLQEMELSVGELAHTLAQGQPTVSKHLKMLIDCGLVGRRKEGNWVFLRLGAASLVDPVFALLDRWAEVHGRNPWLAADATRLKAINADRSAEAAAYFAAHAAEWDRLRALHVPTEDVDEAILLAIGDHHVGTLVDIGTGTGTMVHLLAGRADSMIGIDRSPEMLRFGRAKLLQAGVTNAELRQGDMNALDLPSGSADTVVLHQVLHYAQRPAAVIAESARILKPTGKLIVIDVAPHDREELRREHAHARLGFGDDEVLDFMKAATLKGRVVDHLAGGTLTVTIWSAEPRSAHLRAVPA, encoded by the coding sequence ATGAATCGAGATGTCCTCATGCTCCAGGCTCTGGCGGATCCTGTCCGCATCAGAATCCTCTATCTGCTTCAGGAGATGGAGCTGTCCGTGGGAGAACTCGCTCACACGCTCGCTCAGGGGCAGCCCACGGTTTCCAAGCACCTCAAAATGCTGATCGACTGCGGTCTGGTTGGCCGGCGCAAGGAGGGAAACTGGGTTTTCCTCAGGCTTGGCGCGGCTTCGCTCGTCGACCCTGTCTTCGCATTGCTCGATCGCTGGGCGGAGGTGCATGGCCGAAATCCCTGGCTTGCGGCAGATGCGACCCGGCTCAAAGCGATCAACGCGGATCGCTCAGCCGAAGCGGCCGCCTATTTTGCTGCGCACGCCGCGGAGTGGGACCGGCTCCGCGCGCTCCATGTTCCTACAGAGGATGTCGACGAGGCGATCCTGCTGGCAATCGGTGATCATCATGTGGGCACGCTTGTCGATATCGGAACCGGGACCGGCACGATGGTTCATCTTCTTGCTGGTCGTGCTGACTCCATGATCGGCATCGACCGATCACCCGAGATGCTGCGCTTTGGCCGGGCGAAGCTGTTGCAGGCGGGCGTCACCAATGCCGAGCTGCGCCAAGGCGACATGAACGCCCTCGATCTGCCTTCCGGCTCGGCGGATACGGTCGTCCTCCACCAGGTCCTGCACTATGCGCAGCGGCCGGCCGCGGTCATCGCCGAATCCGCACGGATTCTGAAGCCGACCGGGAAGCTGATCGTCATCGACGTCGCGCCGCATGATCGCGAGGAACTGCGCCGCGAACATGCCCATGCGCGGCTCGGTTTTGGAGATGATGAGGTTCTCGACTTCATGAAGGCGGCGACTCTGAAGGGCAGGGTGGTCGACCATCTCGCCGGCGGCACGCTTACCGTGACGATCTGGTCGGCAGAGCCTCGCTCCGCCCATCTGCGGGCCGTTCCAGCATGA